In Syntrophobacterales bacterium, the sequence TTTTCGGCGGGCGGAACGGAATCCTCCAGATCGAGGGTAACAATGTCCGCGCCGGTCTCCGGCGCCTTGCCGACCATCTTTTCGTTGTTGCCGGGGATATAAAATACCGATCTCATTACTGTCATAATAATTGCTCCTTTCGTTTATAAGTTGTTTATCTCAGTTTTCCCTGTTGCTTGAGTTCCTTGAGCCTCTGGGGAATTTCATTGGGGTTGTCCACAACGATAATGCCCGCTTCTTTAAGTCTGGTAATCTTGTCCTGGGTGGAACCGCTTCCCCGCTCGACGATCGCGCTGGCGTGGGAAAATTTCATCCCGGCGGGCGCCCAGGCCCCGGAAACGTAAATAATAATCGGTTTGGTGAACTTTCCGGAACGGACCAGCTGCGCCGCTTCCTCTTCGTGATGGCCCCCCATCTCCCCGAAAATCGCCATCGCATCCGTATCCGGATCTTCCTGAAAAAGCGGCAGCACATCGGCAAACGACATCCCGGTCACCGGTTCAGTGCCGACATGGATGACTGTGCTGACGCCGAATCCTGCCTGGTGGATTACATAGGGAAGCGTTCCCGATTGCCCGCCGCTCCGGGAGATAACGCCTACGTGGCCAGGAACGAAATGCTGCGTCGCAAATTCGACCGATCCCCCCAGCCAGCCCAGGGCGCCCACCCCGGGAGAATTTACCCCGATCGAGCCGGGGCCCAGGAGCATCGCCCCTTTTTGCTTCCCATAGGCGACCATCTCGAGGATATCGTACAGCGGCACGCGCTCCACCGGCATGACGATCCACTTGATATCCGCATCGAGGGCCTCGAAGACGGCATCCTTCAAACCCGTCCCCGGAATAAAGGTCACCGATACATCGAACAGGCCATGATTTTTGACCGCATCCTTCACCGTATTGTAAACGGGGATTCCCTCAACTTCCTCGCCGCCGCGACCGGGGGTAACGCCGGCAACGACATTCGTCCCCATATTCTTCATGAATCGGGCGCGCATCGACCCTTCCCGGCCGGTGATCCCCTGAACCACCACCTTTGTTGTTTTCGTAAGCAGGATAGCCATATTTTCACCACCTTCCTGGATTTAAGATATTCCCATCTTGAGCCGGTACTCTTCCAACCCCGGCGTCGGCGCCTCGATAGTCAAGGCGCCGTTACCCCTGACTCTGCACTCATATTCACAGGCCAAACACTCCGTTCCCAGACGCAAGGCGTCTCCCTTGACAGACGGAATTCCGGCTTCCGTCAGAACCAGAATCCCCCGCGCATAGGTTTTGCATGCCGCGATACACGCCTTAGTCGCGCAATCCCGGCACTTGATCTCATCGATGATGATTTTTATTGTTTTTTCCTGAAATTCCATGGGCTGCCTCCTTTACCCCTTTTGTTCCTTCCTGTATTCCAGAACCATTTCCTTCATCTCCGCGGCAAGCCCGACGGTATCATAGACGCGCTCTCCGCCGTAGATGCGGATGCGCGCCTTCAGGTCCTTTGTCCCCTCGCGCAGGATCTCCAGCGACTCCTTTTCCTTATTTCCCGCCAAAAGCAGAATAACCGGGAAACCGGGACGTTTGGGCATTTCCTCACGCAGGGCCTTGACTACCCCGTGGGCGTGATGCCACTGCTCCTGATT encodes:
- a CDS encoding succinate--CoA ligase subunit alpha encodes the protein MAILLTKTTKVVVQGITGREGSMRARFMKNMGTNVVAGVTPGRGGEEVEGIPVYNTVKDAVKNHGLFDVSVTFIPGTGLKDAVFEALDADIKWIVMPVERVPLYDILEMVAYGKQKGAMLLGPGSIGVNSPGVGALGWLGGSVEFATQHFVPGHVGVISRSGGQSGTLPYVIHQAGFGVSTVIHVGTEPVTGMSFADVLPLFQEDPDTDAMAIFGEMGGHHEEEAAQLVRSGKFTKPIIIYVSGAWAPAGMKFSHASAIVERGSGSTQDKITRLKEAGIIVVDNPNEIPQRLKELKQQGKLR